The DNA segment GCGGAGCACAGGGAGCAGCGAGGCGACCCAATCCACAGCTAGGGCCTGGAGGGGGGGAAAGCAACGGTGTTTCGACCGGAGCTCCGCCGACTGCGCAGAACTCCCTGCAGCAGTCCGCTGCGGCAGGTGCTGCGGCAGCCGGAGCCATGGCCACCCCGGCGTCCAACATGGCAACCACCGCGGCGTCAAACGCGTCGGCAGCGGCGGCACCGACCGCCACTCCGGCAGCTGCGTCCGTGCTGGTGTACCGAGAGCCGGTGTACAACTGGCAGGCGACGAAGAGCACCGTGAAGGAGAGGTTTGCTTTCCTCTTCAACAACGAGGTGCTGAGTGACGTGCATTTTCTGGTGGGCAAGGGGATGGGTGTTCAGAGGATACCTGCGCACAGGTAAGAAACTGCAGCGCTAGCTAACTGCGAATCTGCAAAAGACGCCGCCTGACCTCTGTGTTGgtctttgctgttgttgattGTTGCCAGGTTTGTTCTGGCTGTGGGGAGCGCAGTGTTTGATGCCATGTTCAACGGTGGGATGGCGACGACCTCAACGGAAATCGAGCTTCCTGATGTGGAGCCAGCTGCCTTTCTGGCCCTGCTGAAGTAAGGAGCGTGCGAGGGAGAGCGAGCCATTTAACTGCTAATGCGCGCGTCCTGAAAGTgggcgtgtttttttttttttctttcttaaattgAATTTGTCATATCAGCAGTTTCGAAATAGAAATAATTTGCGGGTAAACTGAAGCACATGCAATGcaacataaaatgcattaatgatgtcattattattacctctgttaaaaaaaatcaaaaatactatTGGCAACGTGATACTGTGGTGAAGGCATGATCGATGATTTAAATAAAGCATAACGTTATCTGTAACTCACTTTCaaatttgtgaaacctttattcAGTTAGTGAAAATGCACCTGTCATGCAATTCACAGCTTTTTTCACATGTAGACCACACTGAACCAGCACACTTGGAATGCGGGTTATATGAATAAACTGGCTTTGCCTTAAGTTATGGCACAATAAAATTTGAATTTCTCATATAAGTTTTGGACTTCCTTCAGGTTTCTCTACTCTGATGAAGTCCAGATCGGGCCTGAGACGGTGATGACCACACTATATACAGCTAAAAAGTATGCAGTGCCAGCCCTGGAGGCTCACTGTGTGGAGTTCCTCAAGAAGAACCTGAGGGCAGACAATGCTTTCATGCTTCTCACACAGGTCTGCTGCCCCCTCTGTGAACAAGTTCTTGTCTGTGACTTGATGTGTTTGATTGATtttactgtctttattttttaacgtCATTTAGTGAGAAACTGCAGCATGTTACAGCTCCTAGTTTTGCTGCCCTAGATGTGGTGTGCCAAAACTGTCAGTATGATGCACAGCAGAGCTGAAATTTTAGACCCACAGTTAGATATCGGTTTATGTCGATGATACTATATAGTCCTACTCATAGTTCTTAGTGCAATAGTTCATTTCTGCAATACAGAACCAAACATTGAACTGTCATTCTTGTAAGTGCAGATCTCaattctgaatttttaaaatggctgtgtaataaaaatgtgcattttttgtttcaggCACGCTTGTTTGATGAGCCTCAGCTTGCCAGCCTCTGCCTAGAAAACATTGATAAAAACACTGGAGATGCTCTCGCAGCTGAAGGCTTCACGGACATAGATTTGGGTAACTTGTGAATGTTGTCATTATTGTCACATGTTCTTTTTCACAATAACAACATATTGACCACTGGTTTTTCTTATTTCCCTCCTTTAGATACATTGGTGGCAGTGTTGGAGAGGGACACTCTCGGGGTGAGGGAGGTGCGTTTGTTTGGTGCTGCGGTGCGTTGGGCAGAGGCAGAGGCTCacaggcagcagctgcagcccaCGCCTGAGAACAAGCGCAAAGTGCTTGGCAAAGCTCTCACGCTCATCCGCTTCCCTCTCATGACCATTGAGGAGTTTGCTGCAGGTGAACAGAAACACTGTAGCTTTACTTGTGTTTGTCTTGCTCTCGCTTTTTGTCGATTCTTCTTTCTGCCAAGACAATCACACGACACGTTTCAGACTCTGATTGTCCTTGGGTCTTGTCCTTGTTCCTTCAGGTCCAGCCCAGTCCAGTATTCTGACTGACAGAGAGGTGGTGAGTCTCTTCCTCCACTTCACAGTAAACCCAAAGCCTCGTGTTGAGTTTATCGACAGGCCTCGCTGCTGCCTCCGCGGGAAGGAGTGCAGCATCACACGTTTTGGACAGGTAGAGAGCCGCTGGGGTTACAGCGGGACAAGCGATCGCATTCGGTGAGTGCTATGcacttaaattttttaaatcctcTGCTCCTCAATGTGCATGCTGTGCCAGAACCATAGTTAATGCTTTTTCTGCAGTCACAAGTGAAAGTGTCAGCTGTCAAAAAAGAGGTCTTTTTGTAACTAGgaaacaaaattaaaggaatactttgcaTATCAATTAATCATCCCGTGTttaattgaatttgtgaagaaaatgccTTCACAGTGAGTGACGAATTCAAAGATTAATAAAATTCTTCATGAATGGAAGCCATACATGACAGCCTTTTAACTacagtaaaactatatcaaatcctccattcacaaactctcacacaagtcatgcagtataatccacgtctcatttattcagtcgtatgctcagtttTTCCCAAACACACAGCCCTTTCTAATGaggaattgaatttaaaatgaaaactgctctcttcaaagccaaagtgcattgacaaaaacaatagaTCTACCTTACTgaatacaggagctgctggtctcgatcagtttgtttgtgttattgtgcgaCTTTGGTGTTTTACAGGGTTAGTTCAGGTTCAGTGTTAGACCAGCGGcctctgtgttcagtgaggtaaaattagttcagttccccatcagaaagggctgtctgttagGGAAGtaactggataaatgaaacaCAAGATGGTTTGAGATTGAAAAAGGATGTTTCGATATAGTTTTCTGTTGTCAAATAGGGTTGCTTATGACCTTTTgaattttcctcattttttcatTGCTGATACACGTCAGAGCCCTGTGAGTTAAACAAACTGTTTTCCCAAACGGTTATTtaggggtgaagtattcctttaaataacacattatgAATACCGTTTTACTGCGCTCCACACAGTTAACTATCACAccctcttcctttcttttatattcctgttcttttttttcttctcaggtTCTCAGTAAACAGAAGAATATTTGTGGTTGGGTTCGGTCTCTACGGCTCAATACACGGACCCACAGACTACCAAGTTAACATACAGGTGTGGACCTGAACCCTTCAGAAACTTTGTCACCAGTTTCACTGTACGTTGTAGGCATGCAGTATAACAAGATGTGTATGTTTGCGTCTGAACTCTCTTAATGCAGATCATCCACACAGACAGTAACACAGTGCTGGGCCAGAATGATACAGGCTTCAGCTGTGATGGGTCGGCCAACACCTTCAGAGTCATGTTTAAAGAACCAGTGGAGATATTACCCAATGTCAACTACACTGCCTGTGCTACACTGAAGGTCTGTGATGAGTTCGtaataacaaatacaaatgcagCACTACACTGTTTAGGAGAGCATGCTTTTAATTTCCAATCTAATAAAAGATACgcttttttttcagagctgcaactaactattatttttctttcatcatttggtctataaaatgtaaaaagtagtGAGAatttcttattctttttcaCAGCATTCAAAATGAGACATGGAGAAATAATGAGAGATGGAGAAATAATGTTGCTACTAGTCTATCCCTCTGCTTACAGGAGCTAGAGGCTCACAGCTGCAGGTTCAAATTCACGGTtatgtagctaacgttagctagagCCTTGAATCACTACACCTTGCTGCTTGCTGCTGCAGACAACCTCAGTGCCTCTATGCAGCAATGGCTCTGCCagtgtattcaccctctgtccgTCTTGCAGGGCCCAGACTCTCATTATGGGACTAAGGGAATGCGCAAGGTAACACACGAGTCATCATCCACTGGCACAAAGACGTGTTTCACCTTCTGCTACGCGGCGGGCAACAACAACGGCACTTCTGTAGAGGACGGACAGATTCCTGAGGTCATCTTCTACACATAGTCACCTCTGACAAAGCTATGATCTTCCATCAAATGTGACAACCTGACACCAGCGCGGGGCCACACCTCAGCAGCCGTTCTGGGGACTAATCTCTCAGACATCATACTGTTCCCTCCATATAGTGCACTACTGTCGGCCACTTTGGGAAGACAAATAGCGATGTAGGTCACTACATGGGGCGTAGCTTGTCAAATGAGATGCTGCCTGTCTCTCTCGGCAGCTTCCTCTATCCCTTTGTGTTGTAGTGATGCCAGCCTCTGAAACAGACATGACTGTTACAACTCCacaagggagggagggagggagggaggagccCCTCAGATTATTCACAGTATTGATGTCGCTGCTGTGGATTGATGGCATAAAGCTTGACACTGAATTCTACTTAAGATGTACAATTCCCCTTCCTGTACTCCGCAGCATTAGTGCAGGGGAGTCACAACTGTATGAATGTACAGTTCATGAGATTTGCCAAGACAAGATCATCATCACAGTTCAGTACAGACCAGCATTTCACTCAATCCCACATCAGCTGTAACTTCCATAGACTTCATAGGCTTTACGAACACTTTGAATCAAACTCCTTATTAATCTTAACAACATGGTAATGCTAAGCAATTTTCAGGTTTCTACATACAGTACAATCTGTGATATCTTGCGTCCTTGCTTGGTAGTTGCCTATACCCAAGATACCTTGCACTTCTCGGCCTTGCATATGTTCATTTGGTTGTTCTATGGATGCACACTAACTCTTCAGATATGTTtctttttagctttgttttaaaaagtgagggCGGAAGAGCTTTCCCTCTTGGTGCGGAAGTTAAAGGGTTGTATATTAAAGTGGcatttattaacattatatATGTAACTTGAATTAACTATTGATTAAAGAGTGAAGAAAAAGAGTATTGTGGTGcttgtgtttttggaaaaggACCCACCACAGCCAGGAGAAACACTTAACttatagaaaaaaacccaaacattttgggaaacattttATAGGGTTCCCTCTTTTCCTTGATATCAAACTTTGtgactttgtgaaaaaaagttctTGAGTAAAGACATTGCCGAATGAAAGTGCTTGAATCTATATATTTTGTGCAAGAATAGAAATTGTCTATATTAATCAACTTACATAatatattgttttgctgtgctgtTAGAGAAGACAAGAGACCACATAGTCAGCCATCATTGTAACACACAGCAAAACTGATTTACACATTcacactatttttttctctctctcatctgtGTGGTTATGTAAAGTTTGCTAGCTGTCCACATAAAAATTCTCAGTGTTCGCAAACGATGCTGTGGTTCTTGATTTTGATTGAATAGGGCCTCGAAAGTCATTGAATTTAATGTTTAAGAAGATGTAGGAGCCCTGACGTTATGTTTGTCTACTAAAtctaaggctaagctaaacccATCTCAGCCGGTTAGTTTGGCTTAATGCATCAACTGTAAACAGAGAAacagcctggctctgtccatcCAGCAGGACCTCCAACGCTCACTGACTGATGGGGTTATGTTTGGGACTAATTATTTACCGTTGTTTACTGAATGCAGTTAATTACAATCCTGAGAACGAAATGCATTGGGGGAGTTCACAGTAAAGAAGGAATAGCGAAAtgggaaaaaacagcaagaatcTTAATAAATCATGtattaataaaactaaaaagtataaaagataAAGGTATTAAAAGTTACACACTCTTCAGCCTTATAGTATTCTTATAAGTGCAACATTAAGTGGTTAAGTACTGTTTATTCTTTGTTGgggaaaaactttttaattgGCAAGAAGggtggtttccttttttttgttgttgctgttttagtctttgtgctaagcctTAGCAAACACAAGAGTGGTATCGACTTTCACACCTAAATCACTTCCTCAAAGCTAATTAGCACATTTTACGATATTATGAACTATTGTCTTAATAATATTAGAATATGATTACAAGCTCACTAGAGAAATAATGTTATTTCAGgagtcacattttttaaagagctgaatgtttttatttctgacatCCACTGAACAAACTTCCCATCCAGGGAGTTTGACTTCTGAAACACTTTATTGTGGTTTCCATGGTTTATCAGGCCCTGACCCATTTTAATATGCATTATTGCAGCAGTATCACAGTGCACTTTACAGGCCCATCCCGGTaaatgagaggagaaaaggggGAAGACGTGGAGGaatagaaaaaacaagaaatgcaaCTGCTTTGATCCAATTGTTCCCCAAAACCCTCGCCCTAGGCACTTGGTGTACTGTAGCTGGGAAATGAAAAAAGCATCACTGCTTCCACTAGCCTACAACGAAAGCTTAAAGTTTTGTTTCTGCTGCGGACTCAAAGTCAAAACAATTTGTGCAATGTATCTTTAAGCCTGTGCAAAGATTTTAAAGTGCCCACGGGGTAAGGTTTAGAGATTGATTTGGTATTTTATAATCTGGGCTCAGTGTTTACAGTTTGTCCAAGTAGTTGTCAAGGGCAGGAATGCCCTCTTTCAGACCTTTACGTTTTCTAATTTCAGCAACAATCTGGGAGGATTTGGTGCTGGGTTTGTACGGGTCATCCTCGAGAATCTGCCAGTGGTCGAACACGCACTGAGGGAAGGCCTGGCCTCCAGTGTTGCTACGCAGCTCAGCTGTGAACCCTGGAGGCAAGAAATACAGATAAACGCCAATGTTTCAATGATTGGGAGAATAAGAAATAGGGTTGCAAATCGTAATCACCTTACTTAATcaattattgttaaaattaaaaaactttgCTTCCTTCCAAAAATACCAGATGtcttttttcctcagtcaaAACTCACATGTAGAATTACATTTGGGTTAAAGTATTGAAAATCTAGGAAGATTCATACAATATTTATCATGAAACTACACAAGTACGAGTCACATCCCACAATGAAAGACATCAAACGGCACAGCCTAAAACACCAAACTCACCAAAGGACTCGTTGACAGGCAGGTAAGCTTTCTGCGCAAACATTGGAGTGCCTGGCACTTGACTTTCCTCAAACACATGACCTCGTTTTCTGTTCAACACACCATAGGTACAACCAACCACATGTTCCGGGCACTGCACCGACAAGAAGCACAGCAGTCAGACATTAAGTGTGAACTAACACCATCAACTTAGCATTAAGCATAATTCTGAGAAAAAGTGGCAAAGGATGAATTTTTTCCCCATACATAAACAAATTGTACATAATCCTGTTGATAATCTGTTGATaattttttgagtgttttaaactgaaaattCTGGCAATAACTGTTCGGATATCAAcagtgttttataaaaagaaacttTCTTGTTACAATAATATTTATAGATTTACAAAACTGATTTGGGGTCATCTGCAATTTGACTATTTTGCTATGATGTCTTTGGAGGTAATACATTTCCATACAGACCTGTATCTCCACCAGGTATACAGGCTCCATGAGTCGTGGCTGAGCAGTGAGCTGGGAGGCGTACAGGACTCTACGAGTTGTGGGAATAATCTGTCCTCCACCACGGTGGATGGCGTCTGCGTGCAGTGTCACGTCATGAATGTCAAAGCGAACTCCGCGCATATTCTCCTCACATAGAGCACCCTGTATGATGATGACAGAGACAACCTTATTCTCAGGAGTATACAAGGGCATGCCTTTAAAAGAATAACAGCACAAATGTGTCAGTACAATGTGGCATCCGATTGCCCACCTCTTTAGACGCCCACTGGAAACCTGCGATGACGCTGTCCTTAATCTCGCTGAGGTACTGGACACCCTTTGTCACGTCGACCAGCAGGTTGGGCCCACTTCCGTCTGGACCGAAGCACCAGATCTTTCTGACTTCTGTCACATCCCACTCATACTTTTCCGCGAGGTAACGGGCACGAACCTTGAGGTCCTGGCGATGACTGACCTCCCCCTTATCGATGTCTTCAGCCAGGCCCTCGGGGAAAGGGCGGGCCTTCACGAAGAGACGATTGTGCTTGTTGGGGGACTTAGACAGACACATCTGGCATGATTCTTCCGACACTGTCTCTCTGTAAGTCACGACTGGGTCTGATTTCTAGAACAAAAATTGAGAGTATGTGTGAATGT comes from the Plectropomus leopardus isolate mb chromosome 12, YSFRI_Pleo_2.0, whole genome shotgun sequence genome and includes:
- the LOC121951934 gene encoding BTB/POZ domain-containing protein 2-like; this encodes MAAGDNSGRPHCLNFSGPGPLGNSQPSNSVFSMPASNGGAVGAAGGAQGAARRPNPQLGPGGGESNGVSTGAPPTAQNSLQQSAAAGAAAAGAMATPASNMATTAASNASAAAAPTATPAAASVLVYREPVYNWQATKSTVKERFAFLFNNEVLSDVHFLVGKGMGVQRIPAHRFVLAVGSAVFDAMFNGGMATTSTEIELPDVEPAAFLALLKFLYSDEVQIGPETVMTTLYTAKKYAVPALEAHCVEFLKKNLRADNAFMLLTQARLFDEPQLASLCLENIDKNTGDALAAEGFTDIDLDTLVAVLERDTLGVREVRLFGAAVRWAEAEAHRQQLQPTPENKRKVLGKALTLIRFPLMTIEEFAAGPAQSSILTDREVVSLFLHFTVNPKPRVEFIDRPRCCLRGKECSITRFGQVESRWGYSGTSDRIRFSVNRRIFVVGFGLYGSIHGPTDYQVNIQIIHTDSNTVLGQNDTGFSCDGSANTFRVMFKEPVEILPNVNYTACATLKGPDSHYGTKGMRKVTHESSSTGTKTCFTFCYAAGNNNGTSVEDGQIPEVIFYT